A single region of the Tigriopus californicus strain San Diego chromosome 8, Tcal_SD_v2.1, whole genome shotgun sequence genome encodes:
- the LOC131885501 gene encoding dnaJ homolog subfamily C member 1-like produces the protein MRGFIGGPRLGWVLVCLLSWCAGTWAFDDAELDVFDLVEEVNANFYEFMGVSPEVSPSELRKAYRNLSLKLHPDKNPAEDAETQFRFLVAIYEVLKDAVKREIYDRVLVEGLPDWRMPIYYYRRMRKMGLAEGVAYLLIIVTICQYFVNWAAYWERKFTLQEQLNVYSKRLAKKAGKKGGNGQIPEEVAANLAREEMDLLGPKPTCYDTLPFQSYRGLKALALALPGLPGAVIAAYQARQAEQRQALQDREAEIEERAQREADKKERKERNKRRKRVDQFQDRTPDRPRKISTPGQEDGPPSVDAFQQPANALQIWTDQDLARLARLIKKYPPGTPDRWEKIAEIIERLPWEVTKMSKNLKDIGFQVPISKASQGVTGLEGEKLVADNVMEYNNLNGADEDESESSATEEEDEDEEYGVYQCVSIDDYQPVEIKTKAKTKGGKLGQPHLTNNNDTSAVACTEEWAQDSQKALEAALIKFPKGTVERWDRIASKVPGKSKEECMLRFKHLAELVKKRRQEQNQEEGSSNPTAEE, from the exons ATGCGCGGGTTCATAGGCGGTCCCAGACTGGGCTGGGTGCTAGTGTGTCTGCTGAGCTGGTGTGCGGGTACCTGGGCTTTCGATGATGCCGAATTGGACGTGTTCGATTTGGTGGAAGAGGTCAACGCCAATTTCTACGAGTTCATGGGCGTGAGCCCCGAGGTGAGCCCGTCGGAACTGCGCAAGGCCTACCGGAACCTCTCGCTCAAGCTCCACCCGGACAAGAATCCGGCTGAGGATGCCGAGACGCAGTTCCGCTTCTTGGTGGCCATCTACGAAGTGCTCAAGGATGCCGTCAAACGCGAGATCTACGATCGGGTCTTGGTCGAGGGCTTGCCCGATTGGCGCATGCCCATCTATTACTATCGTCGCATGCGCAAGATGGGCTTGGCCGAGGGCGTGGCCTACCTGCTGATCATCGTCACCATCTGCCAGTACTTTGTCAACTGGGCCGCTTATTGGGAGCGGAAGTTCACCTTGCAGGAGCAGTTGAACGTGTATTCCAAGCGGCTGGCCAAGAAGGCCGGCAAAAAGGGCGGGAATGGCCAGATTCCCGAAGAGGTGGCGGCCAACTTGGCCCGCGAGGAAATGGATCTGTTGGGACCCAAGCCCACCTGCTACGATACCTTGCCTTTCCAATCGTATCGGGGGTTGAAGGCCTTGGCCCTGGCCTTACCCGGACTGCCGGGGGCCGTGATAGCTGCCTATCAAGCCCGACAGGCTGAACAACGCCAAGCTCTCCAAGACCGGGAAGCTGAGATCGAAGAGCGGGCTCAACGGGAAGCCGACAAGAAGGAGCGCAAGGAGCGGAACAAGCGCCGCAAACGCGTGGACCAGTTTCAAGACCGCACCCCCGATCGACCACGGAAAATATCCACCCCAGGGCAAGAGGATGGCCCGCCCAGCGTGGATGCCTTCCAACAACCGGCCAATGCGTTACAAATCTGGACCGACCAAGACTTGGCTCGATTGGCCCGACTGATCAAGAAGTATCCCCCGGGCACGCCCGATCGATGGGAAAAGATTGCCGAGATCATTGAGCGATTGCCCTGGGAGGTGACGAAAATGTCCAAGAATCTCAAAGACATTGGGTTTCAG GTGCCTATTTCCAAGGCCTCCCAAGGTGTGACGGGCCTCGAAGGTGAGAAACTTGTGGCGGATAACGTGATGGAGTACAACAACTTGAATGGAGCCGACGAAGATGAATCCGAATCATCGGCAactgaggaggaggacgaagacgaggaaTATGGCGTGTATCAGTGTGTGTCCATCGACGACTATCAGCCCGTCGAGATcaaaaccaaggccaagaCCAAAGGCGGGAAACTCGGCCAGCCCCATCTTACGAACAACAACGACACGAGTGCCGTGGCTTGCACGGAAGAATGGGCACAAGATAGCCAGAAGGCCTTGGAAGCCGCCCTCATCAAGTTTCCCAAAGGCACAGTCGAACGTTGGGATCGGATCGCATCCAAAGTGCCCGGGAAATCCAAAGAAGAGTGCATGCTGCGGTTCAAACATTTAGCCGAATTGGTGAAAAAGCGCCGACAAGAACAGAATCAAGAGGAAGGAAGCTCAAACCCGACCGCTGAGGAATAG